In Rhodanobacter humi, the following are encoded in one genomic region:
- the murD gene encoding UDP-N-acetylmuramoyl-L-alanine--D-glutamate ligase: MRIAELAGKRVAVWGFGREGRAAIRAIRAQLPQQPLALYCGEAEAGAARELDAALTVYAHEPDAVALSAYDVVVKSPGISIYKPAVTTAQAQGTVFTSGTALWFAEHPDARVVAVTGTKGKSTTTALVAHLARALGVRTALAGNIGLPMLELQGQAADLWAIELSSFQTGEAGPLELGVVTSLYEEHLDWHGSRERYVADKLKLADAARTLLVNATQAALLERVQRHPRLLRFGHDAGWHVADGHIRRGTQAVFPLARMAAPGEHNALNACAALAALADLGMDALAAAPALATFRPLPHRLQPLGAHDGIEWINDSISTTPQATLAALDSLAGREVTVIVGGHDRGLDWSVFVAAVKDRSGLRIVAQGANGPRIAQALRQAKTELPLGEAESFDEAVEMARIVTPQGGVVLLSPGAPSFDQFKDYAERGRHFAELAGFDGAAIAGIEGLGVA, encoded by the coding sequence ATGCGCATCGCTGAGCTGGCGGGCAAGCGCGTCGCGGTCTGGGGTTTCGGCCGCGAAGGCCGCGCCGCGATCCGCGCGATCCGCGCGCAGCTGCCGCAACAGCCGCTCGCGCTCTACTGCGGCGAGGCCGAAGCCGGCGCCGCGCGCGAACTCGATGCCGCGCTCACCGTCTACGCGCACGAGCCCGACGCGGTGGCGCTGTCCGCCTACGACGTGGTGGTGAAGTCGCCGGGCATCTCGATCTACAAGCCGGCGGTCACTACCGCGCAGGCGCAGGGCACCGTGTTCACTTCCGGCACCGCGCTGTGGTTCGCGGAGCATCCGGATGCGCGCGTGGTCGCGGTCACCGGCACGAAGGGCAAGAGCACCACCACCGCCCTCGTGGCGCATCTCGCGCGCGCGCTTGGCGTGCGCACCGCGCTGGCCGGCAACATCGGCCTGCCCATGCTGGAGCTGCAAGGCCAGGCGGCCGACCTGTGGGCGATCGAGCTGTCCAGCTTCCAGACCGGCGAAGCCGGTCCGCTGGAGCTGGGCGTGGTCACCAGCCTGTACGAGGAACACCTGGACTGGCACGGTTCGCGCGAGCGCTACGTGGCCGACAAGCTGAAACTCGCCGATGCGGCGCGCACCTTGCTGGTCAACGCCACGCAAGCGGCCTTGCTGGAGCGCGTGCAGCGGCATCCGCGCCTGCTGCGCTTCGGCCACGACGCGGGCTGGCACGTGGCCGATGGCCACATCCGGCGCGGCACGCAGGCGGTGTTTCCGCTGGCACGCATGGCGGCGCCGGGCGAGCACAACGCGCTCAACGCCTGCGCCGCGCTCGCCGCGCTGGCCGATCTCGGCATGGACGCGCTCGCCGCCGCCCCAGCCTTGGCCACGTTCCGCCCGCTGCCGCACCGCCTGCAGCCGCTGGGCGCGCACGACGGCATCGAATGGATCAACGATTCCATCAGCACCACGCCGCAGGCCACGCTGGCCGCGCTGGACAGCCTCGCCGGGCGCGAGGTCACGGTGATCGTGGGCGGCCACGACCGCGGACTGGACTGGTCGGTATTCGTGGCGGCCGTGAAGGATCGCAGCGGCCTGCGCATCGTCGCGCAAGGCGCCAACGGCCCGCGCATCGCGCAGGCGTTGCGGCAGGCGAAGACCGAGCTGCCGCTGGGCGAAGCCGAGAGTTTCGACGAGGCCGTGGAGATGGCCCGCATCGTGACGCCGCAAGGCGGCGTGGTGCTGCTCTCGCCCGGCGCGCCCAGCTTCGACCAGTTCAAGGATTACGCGGAGCGCGGCCGGCATTTCGCCGAGCTGGCCGGCTTCGATGGCGCGGCCATCGCGGGCATCGAGGGGCTGGGGGTGGCATGA
- a CDS encoding translocation/assembly module TamB domain-containing protein, producing the protein MKWLKRLAIAIAILLLIVAATVWWLLATGAGLRFALARAQSATHGALQWKQAQGSLIGPLQLTGLRYDDGQGTVIAAAQARLDLRFWPLLAGRVHVRDLDVEGVTIALPKSAASSETSSGGFSLKPPIDLLLDRVHVGAVQVSQGGQPVFASDSLDLAGQWTQAGIAIDTLKLRAPDGHADLQGRLVFARRERGDGKADFAWKLGDATYAGQLVASGNGKQAQLDLSLQQPMTARLHLELSQNRSYDWKATLSAPRFDPKPWLGDGTLKSLALAVQGHGDRHGGELDGTLDLNQYRVLLQPLRARLSDDGKTLTLQQLAVSSPQIPGRLDANGTLQLDAKPLGGQLAIQWSGLQLPADLVGQPLASAGKLDAQGNAERFHATGDVTLGPPGKPAHLTLNLDGTPQAIALHSLTLQQPQGQLQAQGTLQLQPALGWQLDAKAKRFDPGQLFAGWSGALDFALASTGKLTPAGPDATLDLTQLAGRLRERNVGGEAKLHLSPDKVIDGRLRLVSGGSTVQLDAKPGRSNDAELKLAIASLGDWLPDAGGRLDGQFAIRGLLPKLSVNGHLRGSTLSWQQQRVDTLQLIAGLPDLSRLAGKLELTTGGAHLGGLAFQRIHLLAEGSEGDHRLELDTRGSQLSGTLALHGALKNDAWSGTLTALNLEPQGLPGWRLQHPSQLAWRDGAFSLGELCLTAGDPLLCASAKQDKAGNLDASYRLRALPLALLLNAAGEADLPLRVDGNLQGDGQLRRSAAGVLSGHASLGPARGSITYTEHADAPLLSYDGFALDAQLGAGSQRFSLRAGLDHGGRLDGQLSLSGKQQALAGQLDLRLNSLAFLELFGNTLANVHGQASGSFRLGGTLAQPSVTGGATLSDFATEVPAAGLKLSQGRLTVNALDMRSLRVDGSVQSGAGTLAVNGVAGLGGDVLTDLAITGKQFTAADIPAAKVVITPDLRLQRDAQGLALGGSVLLDSADVNLDKLPGGGASKASPDVVVVDRPQPEPGSTLPFTATVKVDLGRKTHLVGMGLDGHLAGTLTVNERPGRAATGQGQVAVSGTYKAYGQNLAIQRGKLLFASTPIDNPGLDIRAIRKLYPNATIDEGQEVGLQISGTAQRPVLTVFSNPLMEQSDALSYLVTGKPLSQVKGGEGDMLGAAAQALGSAAGNLLAKSIGSKIGVDDIGVSSNAALGGNSAFTVGKYLSPRLYLSYGVGLFEPGEVVTLRYRLSHRWNFEAQSATEFSRASFNYRLEK; encoded by the coding sequence ATGAAGTGGCTGAAGCGCCTCGCCATCGCCATCGCGATCCTGCTGCTGATCGTGGCCGCCACCGTGTGGTGGTTGCTGGCCACCGGCGCAGGGCTGCGTTTCGCGCTGGCGCGGGCGCAATCGGCCACGCACGGCGCGCTGCAGTGGAAGCAGGCGCAAGGTTCGCTGATCGGGCCGCTGCAACTGACCGGCCTGCGCTACGACGACGGCCAGGGCACCGTGATCGCTGCGGCACAGGCGCGACTCGACCTGCGCTTCTGGCCGCTGCTGGCGGGCCGCGTGCACGTGCGCGATCTCGACGTGGAAGGCGTCACCATCGCGCTGCCGAAGAGCGCGGCCAGCAGCGAGACAAGCTCCGGCGGTTTTTCGCTCAAGCCGCCGATCGACCTGCTGCTCGACCGCGTGCACGTGGGCGCGGTGCAGGTGAGCCAGGGCGGCCAGCCCGTGTTCGCCTCCGACAGCCTCGACCTCGCCGGGCAATGGACGCAGGCGGGTATCGCCATCGACACGCTGAAACTGCGCGCGCCGGACGGTCATGCGGATCTCCAAGGCCGGCTCGTGTTCGCGCGCCGCGAGCGCGGCGACGGCAAGGCCGACTTCGCGTGGAAGCTGGGCGACGCCACGTATGCGGGCCAGCTTGTCGCCAGCGGCAACGGCAAGCAGGCGCAACTGGATTTGAGCCTGCAGCAGCCGATGACCGCGCGCCTGCATCTCGAGCTGAGCCAGAACCGCAGCTACGACTGGAAGGCCACGCTGAGCGCACCGCGCTTCGATCCGAAACCATGGCTGGGCGACGGCACACTGAAATCGCTGGCGCTGGCCGTGCAAGGCCACGGCGACCGCCACGGCGGCGAACTCGACGGCACGCTGGATCTCAACCAATACCGCGTGCTGCTGCAACCGCTGCGCGCGCGCCTCAGCGACGACGGCAAGACGCTGACACTGCAGCAACTCGCCGTGAGCTCGCCGCAGATCCCGGGCCGGCTCGACGCCAACGGCACGCTGCAGCTGGACGCGAAACCGCTGGGCGGCCAGCTGGCGATCCAATGGAGCGGCCTGCAATTGCCTGCTGACCTGGTCGGCCAACCACTGGCCAGCGCCGGCAAGCTCGATGCCCAGGGCAATGCCGAGCGTTTCCACGCCACGGGCGATGTCACGCTCGGCCCGCCCGGCAAGCCCGCGCACCTCACGTTGAACCTCGATGGCACGCCGCAGGCGATCGCCCTGCACTCGCTGACCCTGCAGCAGCCGCAGGGTCAGTTGCAGGCGCAGGGCACGCTGCAGCTGCAGCCCGCACTGGGCTGGCAGCTCGACGCCAAGGCCAAACGTTTCGATCCCGGCCAGCTGTTCGCGGGCTGGAGCGGCGCACTGGATTTCGCGCTGGCGAGCACAGGCAAGCTGACGCCGGCCGGCCCCGACGCCACGCTGGACCTCACGCAGCTCGCCGGCCGCCTGCGCGAACGCAACGTCGGCGGCGAGGCGAAGCTGCACCTGTCGCCCGACAAGGTGATCGACGGCCGGCTGCGGCTGGTCTCCGGCGGCAGCACGGTGCAACTCGATGCCAAGCCGGGCCGCAGCAACGACGCCGAGCTCAAGCTCGCAATCGCTTCGCTGGGCGACTGGCTGCCGGATGCCGGCGGACGTCTGGACGGCCAATTCGCCATACGCGGGCTGCTGCCGAAACTGTCCGTCAACGGCCATCTGCGCGGCAGCACGCTGAGCTGGCAGCAGCAGCGCGTGGACACGCTGCAGCTGATCGCGGGCCTGCCCGACCTCAGCCGACTCGCGGGCAAGCTGGAACTCACAACCGGCGGCGCGCACCTGGGCGGCCTCGCGTTCCAGCGCATCCACCTGCTGGCCGAAGGCAGCGAAGGCGACCACCGGCTGGAACTGGACACGCGCGGCAGCCAGCTCTCCGGCACGCTGGCGTTGCACGGCGCGCTGAAGAACGACGCGTGGAGCGGCACGCTCACCGCGCTGAACCTCGAACCGCAAGGCCTGCCGGGTTGGCGCCTGCAGCATCCCAGCCAGCTGGCGTGGCGCGACGGCGCCTTCAGCCTCGGCGAACTGTGCCTAACGGCGGGCGATCCGTTGCTGTGCGCGAGCGCGAAGCAGGACAAGGCCGGCAACCTCGACGCCAGTTACCGCTTGCGCGCACTGCCGCTGGCGCTGCTGCTGAATGCTGCCGGCGAAGCCGACCTGCCGCTGCGTGTGGACGGCAACCTGCAAGGCGATGGCCAACTGCGGCGCAGCGCCGCGGGCGTGCTCAGCGGCCATGCCAGCCTCGGCCCCGCGCGCGGCAGCATCACGTACACCGAGCATGCCGACGCGCCGCTGCTGAGCTACGACGGCTTCGCGCTGGATGCCCAGCTCGGCGCGGGCAGCCAGCGCTTCAGCCTGCGCGCCGGCCTCGACCACGGCGGACGGCTGGACGGCCAGTTGAGCCTCAGCGGCAAGCAGCAGGCGCTGGCCGGCCAGCTCGACCTGCGCCTCAACAGCCTCGCCTTCCTCGAACTGTTCGGCAACACGCTGGCGAACGTGCACGGCCAGGCCAGCGGCAGCTTCCGCCTTGGCGGCACGCTGGCGCAGCCGTCAGTGACGGGTGGGGCAACACTGAGCGACTTCGCCACCGAAGTGCCGGCCGCCGGACTCAAGCTCAGCCAGGGCCGGCTGACTGTGAATGCGCTCGACATGCGCAGTCTGCGCGTCGACGGCAGCGTGCAGTCCGGCGCGGGCACGCTCGCGGTGAACGGCGTCGCCGGCCTGGGCGGTGACGTGCTCACCGACCTCGCGATCACCGGCAAGCAGTTCACCGCCGCCGACATTCCCGCCGCCAAGGTGGTGATCACGCCCGACCTGCGCCTGCAACGCGATGCGCAAGGCCTGGCCCTCGGCGGCTCGGTGCTGCTGGACAGCGCCGACGTGAACCTCGACAAGCTGCCCGGCGGCGGGGCCAGCAAGGCCTCGCCTGACGTGGTGGTGGTCGACCGCCCGCAGCCCGAACCCGGCAGCACGCTGCCGTTCACCGCCACGGTGAAGGTGGACCTGGGCCGCAAGACGCACCTGGTCGGCATGGGCCTGGACGGCCACCTCGCCGGCACGCTGACAGTGAACGAGCGCCCCGGCCGCGCCGCCACCGGCCAGGGCCAGGTCGCCGTGAGCGGCACCTACAAGGCCTACGGCCAGAACCTCGCGATCCAGCGCGGCAAGCTGCTGTTCGCCAGCACGCCGATCGACAACCCCGGCCTGGACATCCGCGCGATCCGCAAGCTCTACCCCAACGCCACCATCGACGAAGGCCAGGAAGTGGGCCTGCAGATTTCCGGCACCGCGCAGCGGCCGGTGCTCACGGTGTTCTCGAACCCGCTGATGGAGCAGTCCGACGCACTGTCCTACCTGGTCACCGGCAAGCCGCTGTCGCAGGTGAAGGGCGGCGAGGGCGACATGCTGGGCGCCGCCGCGCAGGCACTGGGCTCGGCGGCCGGCAACCTGCTGGCCAAGAGCATCGGCTCGAAGATCGGCGTGGACGACATCGGCGTCTCCAGCAACGCGGCGCTGGGCGGCAACTCCGCGTTCACCGTGGGCAAGTACCTCTCGCCGCGGCTCTACCTCAGCTACGGCGTGGGCTTGTTCGAACCCGGCGAGGTGGTCACCCTGCGCTACCGGCTCAGCCACCGCTGGAACTTCGAGGCGCAGAGCGCCACCGAATTCAGCCGCGCCAGCTTCAACTACCGGCTCGAAAAGTAA
- a CDS encoding M13 family metallopeptidase translates to MQRTRWILAAAIAAVLCGSPALAATPATHGPDIGIDLAGIDHAVKPGDNFFDYANGKWLATAQIPADRSSTGTFLKIFELTEKHTAELIQHAGASHPAAGSNTRKIADYYAAFMDEAAITKHGLAPLKPELAAVAAIASKGDLARVLGSRLRADVDPVNATNFHTENLFGLFVTQGLEDPSHTIAYLLQGGLAMPSRDYYLSTDPHMAAFRTQYHAYVVALLKQAGIADAAAKADAVIALETKIAKAQESLIDSQDVHKANNLWTMADFAQKAPGLDWAAYFKAAGLDGQKAIDAWQPAATTGLAALVASEPLDAWKDLLVFHTLDNAAPLLPKAYADLHFGFYGHALQGTPQQQPRWKRAVGATNVDLGDAVGQLYVQKYFPASSKAEVQQLVKNLIAAFDERLDTLSWMTPATRAKAKEKLVTLKVGVGYPEKWRDYSKLKIGADDPLGNHLRAVKHEYEYQLAKLGQPVDRGEWWMTPQLVNAVNLPLQNALNFPAAILQPPFFDPKADAAANYGAIGAIIGHEISHSFDNTGADFDAQGKMENWWTPADEAHFKSATAQLAKQFDQYEALPGLHVNGEQTLGEDIADVSGLTIAYLAYHKSLDGKPAPVIDGLTGDQRFFLAFGQAWRSKMRDAALRQRLATDVHAPAQFRALTVRNLDAWYPAFNVQPGQKLYLAPDQRVKIW, encoded by the coding sequence ATGCAACGCACCCGATGGATCCTGGCCGCGGCGATCGCCGCCGTGCTCTGCGGCTCCCCTGCCTTGGCGGCGACGCCCGCCACGCACGGCCCCGACATCGGCATCGACCTCGCCGGCATCGACCACGCGGTGAAGCCGGGCGACAACTTCTTCGATTACGCGAACGGCAAGTGGCTGGCGACCGCGCAGATCCCCGCCGACCGTTCCAGCACCGGCACCTTCCTGAAGATCTTCGAGCTCACCGAGAAGCACACCGCCGAGCTGATCCAGCACGCCGGCGCCAGCCATCCCGCCGCGGGCAGCAACACGCGCAAGATCGCCGACTACTACGCCGCGTTCATGGACGAAGCCGCAATTACCAAGCACGGCCTCGCGCCGCTGAAGCCCGAGCTGGCCGCGGTAGCCGCGATCGCCTCGAAGGGCGACCTCGCCCGCGTGCTGGGCAGCCGCCTGCGCGCCGACGTGGACCCGGTCAACGCCACCAACTTCCACACCGAAAACCTGTTCGGCCTGTTCGTGACCCAGGGCCTGGAAGATCCCTCGCACACCATCGCCTACCTGCTGCAGGGCGGCCTGGCCATGCCCAGCCGCGACTACTACCTCTCCACCGATCCGCACATGGCGGCGTTCCGCACGCAGTACCACGCCTACGTGGTGGCGCTGCTGAAGCAGGCCGGCATCGCCGACGCCGCGGCGAAGGCGGACGCCGTGATCGCGCTGGAGACCAAGATCGCCAAGGCGCAGGAAAGCCTGATCGACAGCCAGGACGTGCACAAGGCGAACAACCTGTGGACGATGGCCGACTTCGCGCAGAAGGCGCCGGGCCTCGACTGGGCCGCCTACTTCAAGGCCGCCGGGCTGGACGGCCAGAAGGCGATCGACGCGTGGCAACCCGCCGCCACCACCGGCCTCGCCGCGCTGGTCGCCAGCGAACCGCTGGATGCCTGGAAGGACCTGCTCGTCTTCCACACCCTGGACAACGCCGCGCCGCTGCTGCCCAAGGCCTACGCCGACCTGCACTTCGGCTTCTACGGCCACGCCCTGCAGGGCACGCCGCAGCAGCAGCCGCGCTGGAAGCGTGCCGTGGGCGCCACCAACGTCGACCTCGGCGACGCGGTGGGCCAGCTCTACGTGCAGAAGTACTTCCCCGCCTCGTCCAAGGCCGAAGTGCAGCAGCTGGTGAAGAACCTGATCGCCGCCTTCGACGAGCGCCTCGACACGCTGAGCTGGATGACACCGGCCACCCGCGCCAAGGCCAAGGAAAAGCTGGTCACGCTGAAGGTCGGCGTGGGCTATCCCGAAAAGTGGCGCGATTACTCCAAGCTGAAGATCGGCGCCGACGATCCGCTCGGCAACCACCTGCGCGCGGTGAAGCACGAGTACGAATATCAGCTCGCCAAGCTCGGCCAGCCGGTGGACCGCGGCGAGTGGTGGATGACCCCGCAACTGGTGAACGCGGTGAACCTGCCGCTGCAAAACGCGCTGAACTTCCCCGCCGCGATCCTGCAGCCGCCGTTCTTCGACCCGAAGGCCGACGCCGCCGCGAACTACGGCGCGATCGGCGCCATCATCGGCCACGAGATCAGCCACAGCTTCGACAACACCGGCGCCGACTTCGACGCGCAGGGCAAGATGGAGAACTGGTGGACGCCGGCCGACGAGGCCCACTTCAAGTCCGCCACCGCCCAGCTGGCCAAGCAGTTCGACCAGTACGAAGCCCTGCCCGGCCTGCACGTCAACGGCGAGCAGACCCTGGGCGAGGACATCGCCGACGTCTCCGGCCTCACCATCGCGTATCTGGCCTACCACAAGTCGCTGGACGGCAAGCCCGCGCCGGTGATCGACGGACTGACCGGCGACCAGCGCTTCTTCCTCGCCTTCGGCCAGGCCTGGCGCTCGAAGATGCGCGACGCCGCGCTGCGCCAGCGCCTCGCCACCGACGTGCACGCACCCGCGCAATTCCGCGCGCTCACCGTGCGCAACCTCGACGCGTGGTATCCGGCGTTCAACGTGCAGCCGGGGCAAAAGCTGTACCTGGCGCCGGACCAGCGGGTGAAGATCTGGTAG
- a CDS encoding autotransporter assembly complex protein TamA, whose product MRRPHRRLALLAVLPLLLFATLAQAGVQLVVRGVDEPLQQAVTASVGLSQYAHREVSEAQIRRLVAQAPVQAKAALEPYGYYAADVTAQLQAAGKDWKVTLDVRAGEPVKVATVDVQLDATALALPAIRRARNAIVRMRGKQLDDASYDAARDALSAALTASGFLDAKLVTHRVEVNAAQHSAAIRLAWQVGQRYRYGAVHFEGSQFNEGFLDRYVPFKPGDWFDQGQLLQLQQALNGADYFAVVNVLPQFDEKADGRVDINVELAPAKRTIYTGGPFIGTDTGFGARAGMERRWVNRRGHKWKNELVVAQRLKTLSTLYSIPMPGDDQRSFNVGANFRDANTSTSQSRTLELVGNETRLWHGWTRTVGLHALSGTFTVGKRGDEPDSTPGIERGSSTLVFAEGSLSRKQADNYDFVHDGWSLNFAARSTAGGLLSSASFSQLTADAKWIHAFGAKRRNRLILRGSAGKTWTDDFAALPPQLRFFAGGDRSVRGYGYQSIGPENSYGRVLGGVNLLVASAEVEHYFTRNWGIATFIDAGNAFDAIDYRPKLGTGVGVRWRSPVGMIRVDLGTPIHDSQRHGVVLHLVIGPDL is encoded by the coding sequence ATGCGCCGCCCCCACCGACGCCTGGCCTTGCTTGCCGTGCTGCCGTTGCTGCTGTTCGCAACGCTGGCGCAGGCGGGCGTGCAACTGGTGGTGCGCGGGGTGGACGAGCCGCTGCAGCAGGCGGTGACGGCGTCGGTGGGGCTGTCGCAGTACGCGCATCGCGAGGTCAGCGAGGCGCAGATCCGGCGCCTGGTCGCGCAGGCGCCGGTGCAGGCGAAGGCGGCGCTGGAGCCTTACGGCTATTACGCGGCGGATGTCACCGCGCAGCTGCAAGCGGCGGGCAAGGACTGGAAGGTGACGCTGGACGTGCGCGCCGGCGAGCCGGTGAAGGTCGCCACGGTGGACGTGCAGCTCGACGCCACTGCGCTCGCGTTGCCGGCTATCCGCCGCGCGCGCAACGCGATCGTGCGCATGCGCGGCAAGCAGCTGGACGATGCCAGCTACGATGCCGCGCGCGATGCTCTGTCCGCCGCGCTCACTGCGAGCGGTTTCCTCGACGCGAAGCTGGTGACGCATCGCGTGGAGGTGAACGCGGCGCAGCACAGCGCGGCGATCCGGCTGGCCTGGCAGGTGGGGCAGCGCTATCGCTACGGCGCGGTGCATTTCGAGGGCTCGCAGTTCAACGAGGGCTTCCTCGACCGCTACGTGCCGTTCAAGCCCGGCGACTGGTTCGACCAGGGCCAGCTGCTGCAATTGCAGCAGGCACTGAACGGCGCGGACTACTTCGCCGTGGTCAACGTGCTGCCGCAGTTCGACGAGAAGGCCGACGGCCGGGTCGACATCAACGTCGAGCTGGCGCCGGCGAAGCGCACGATCTACACCGGCGGCCCGTTCATCGGCACCGACACCGGTTTCGGCGCACGCGCCGGCATGGAGCGGCGCTGGGTGAACCGGCGTGGCCACAAGTGGAAGAACGAGCTGGTGGTGGCGCAGCGGCTGAAGACGCTGTCCACGCTGTATTCGATCCCGATGCCCGGCGACGACCAGCGCAGCTTCAACGTCGGCGCGAATTTCCGCGATGCGAACACCAGCACCTCGCAGTCGCGCACGCTGGAGCTGGTGGGCAACGAGACGCGGCTGTGGCACGGCTGGACGCGCACCGTGGGCCTGCACGCGCTGTCCGGCACCTTCACGGTGGGCAAGCGCGGCGACGAGCCGGACTCGACGCCCGGCATCGAGCGTGGCAGCAGCACGCTGGTGTTCGCGGAAGGCTCGCTGTCGCGCAAGCAGGCGGACAACTACGACTTCGTGCATGACGGCTGGTCGCTGAACTTCGCGGCGCGCAGCACGGCGGGCGGCCTGCTCTCCTCGGCCAGCTTCAGCCAGCTCACCGCCGACGCGAAGTGGATCCACGCGTTCGGCGCGAAGCGGCGCAACCGGCTGATCCTGCGCGGCAGCGCCGGCAAGACCTGGACCGACGACTTCGCCGCGCTGCCGCCGCAGCTGCGCTTCTTCGCCGGCGGCGACCGCTCGGTGCGCGGCTACGGCTACCAGTCCATCGGCCCCGAGAACAGCTACGGCCGCGTGCTCGGCGGCGTGAACCTGCTGGTCGCCAGCGCCGAGGTGGAGCACTACTTCACCCGCAACTGGGGCATCGCCACCTTCATCGACGCCGGCAACGCGTTCGACGCCATCGACTACCGCCCGAAGCTCGGCACCGGCGTCGGCGTGCGCTGGCGCTCGCCGGTGGGCATGATCCGGGTGGATCTGGGCACGCCGATCCACGACTCGCAGCGGCACGGCGTCGTGCTGCATCTGGTGATAGGACCCGACCTATGA
- a CDS encoding RidA family protein, producing the protein MIQRIEPGPRMSEACIHGGMVYLAGQVPETAGADIETQTGEVLAAIDALLAQAGSDKTRILRAQIFLADIADFAGMNRAWDAWATPGHAPARATVEARLANPAWKVEIVVTAAQA; encoded by the coding sequence GTGATCCAACGCATCGAACCCGGCCCGCGCATGTCCGAGGCCTGCATCCATGGCGGCATGGTCTATCTGGCGGGGCAGGTGCCCGAAACCGCGGGCGCCGACATCGAGACCCAGACCGGCGAGGTGCTGGCGGCGATCGACGCGCTGCTGGCGCAGGCCGGCAGCGACAAGACGCGCATCCTGCGCGCGCAGATCTTCCTGGCCGACATCGCCGACTTCGCGGGCATGAACCGAGCGTGGGATGCCTGGGCGACGCCGGGCCACGCGCCAGCACGCGCCACCGTGGAGGCGCGCCTCGCCAACCCGGCGTGGAAGGTGGAGATCGTGGTGACGGCGGCGCAGGCGTAG
- a CDS encoding YciI family protein → MQFMMFVVSDPAAEPYVPEQDNIAEWVADTTVGGTRITGDRLRPPSHAKTVRVRAGTTLVSDGPFAETKEWIAGFDLLDCASVEEAIAIAARHPMARFGSIELRPYWPLDVEEEPRRRKERETGA, encoded by the coding sequence ATGCAGTTCATGATGTTCGTGGTGTCGGACCCCGCGGCCGAGCCCTACGTCCCCGAGCAGGACAACATCGCGGAATGGGTGGCCGACACCACGGTCGGCGGCACGCGAATCACTGGTGACCGGCTGCGGCCGCCGTCACACGCGAAGACCGTGCGCGTGCGCGCCGGCACGACACTGGTCAGCGACGGCCCGTTCGCCGAGACGAAGGAATGGATCGCCGGCTTCGACCTGCTGGACTGCGCCAGCGTCGAAGAGGCGATCGCGATCGCCGCGCGCCACCCGATGGCGCGTTTCGGCAGCATCGAGCTGCGGCCGTACTGGCCCCTGGACGTGGAAGAGGAACCGCGCCGACGCAAGGAGCGCGAAACCGGCGCCTGA